The following are encoded in a window of Pseudomonas multiresinivorans genomic DNA:
- a CDS encoding helicase HerA-like domain-containing protein: protein MSATNELIIGAGPDGQPVGQSWKLANRHGLIAGATGTGKTVTLQHLAESFSDAGIAVFAADIKGDLCGIAAAGNSQGKVAERIASMPWLNYKPQAYPVSIWDIAGKTGHPLRTTLSEMGPLLLSNLLELTESQQAALFAAFKVADREGLLLLDLKDLKALLNHFKEHPEVLGEDRALFTGASSQALLRRLALLEQQGAEDFFGEPALQLEDLLRPEADGRGRIHLLDASKLVHDAPKVYATFLLWLLAELFEQLPERGDADKPILALFFDEAHLLFNGTPKALQDRLEQVVRLIRSKGVGVYFVTQSPSDLPDDVLAQLGLRIQHGLRAFTAKEQKSLRAVADGFRPNPAFDTLKVLTELGIGEALVGTLEEKGTPAMVQRVAVAPPQSRIGPLTDAERADVIRRSPLAGRYDQPIDRESAYEKLTGRADDKMAPTQGKEEKGTDFGGMAGEILGSLASQVSKTVVRQAANQIGRQLVRGLMGALLGGSKRR from the coding sequence ATGTCAGCCACGAACGAACTCATCATCGGTGCGGGTCCCGACGGGCAGCCGGTCGGCCAGTCCTGGAAGCTCGCCAACCGCCACGGCCTGATCGCCGGCGCTACCGGCACCGGCAAGACGGTGACCCTGCAGCACCTCGCCGAGTCTTTCAGCGATGCGGGTATCGCGGTGTTCGCTGCGGACATCAAGGGCGACCTGTGTGGTATCGCCGCTGCCGGTAATTCTCAGGGCAAGGTGGCTGAGCGCATCGCCAGCATGCCGTGGCTGAACTACAAGCCCCAGGCCTACCCGGTCAGTATCTGGGATATCGCCGGCAAGACCGGCCACCCACTGCGCACCACGCTGTCGGAGATGGGCCCGCTGTTGCTGTCCAACCTGCTGGAACTGACCGAGAGCCAGCAGGCGGCGCTATTCGCCGCCTTCAAGGTGGCCGACCGCGAAGGCCTGCTGCTGCTCGATCTGAAGGACCTCAAGGCGCTGCTCAACCACTTCAAGGAACACCCGGAAGTGCTCGGCGAGGACCGCGCGCTGTTTACCGGTGCCTCGTCCCAGGCGCTGCTGCGGCGCCTGGCGCTGCTGGAGCAGCAGGGTGCCGAGGACTTCTTCGGCGAACCGGCGCTGCAACTGGAGGACCTGCTGCGCCCCGAGGCCGATGGTCGCGGGCGCATCCACCTGCTGGATGCCAGCAAGCTGGTGCACGACGCGCCCAAGGTCTATGCCACCTTCCTGCTCTGGCTGCTGGCCGAATTGTTCGAACAGCTGCCCGAGCGCGGCGATGCGGACAAGCCGATCCTCGCGCTGTTCTTCGACGAGGCGCACCTGCTGTTCAACGGTACGCCCAAGGCCCTGCAGGATCGTCTGGAGCAGGTAGTGCGGCTGATCCGTTCCAAGGGCGTGGGTGTGTACTTCGTCACCCAGTCGCCCAGCGACCTGCCGGACGACGTGTTGGCGCAACTGGGCCTGCGCATCCAGCACGGTCTGCGCGCCTTCACGGCCAAGGAGCAGAAGTCCCTGCGCGCGGTGGCCGATGGCTTCCGCCCGAACCCGGCGTTCGACACCTTGAAGGTGCTCACCGAACTGGGCATCGGCGAGGCGCTGGTGGGCACGCTGGAAGAGAAGGGCACGCCCGCGATGGTCCAGCGCGTGGCCGTGGCGCCGCCGCAGTCGCGCATTGGCCCGCTGACCGATGCCGAACGTGCTGACGTCATCCGTCGCTCGCCGCTGGCCGGGCGCTATGACCAGCCGATCGATCGCGAGTCCGCGTACGAAAAGCTCACCGGCCGTGCCGACGACAAGATGGCGCCGACCCAGGGGAAGGAAGAGAAGGGCACCGACTTCGGAGGTATGGCCGGCGAGATCCTCGGTTCCCTGGCCAGCCAGGTCAGCAAGACCGTGGTACGCCAGGCGGCGAACCAGATCGGCCGGCAGTTGGTGCGAGGACTGATGGGCGCGCTGCTGGGCGGTAGCAAGCGGCGGTAA
- the pncB gene encoding nicotinate phosphoribosyltransferase, translated as MSDSAFSRRIVQNLLDTDFYKLSMMQAVLHNYPNAEVEWEFRCRNEEDLRAYLEPLREQIERLAELSFAPQDLAFLERIPFFKPDFIRFLGLFRFNPNYVQLGVENEELYLRLKGPWLHVILFEVPLLAIISEVRNRHRHPGATLTMARERLQKKFDWLRGEAGAEELAGFKMADFGTRRRFSYPVQEAVVRDLRDGFPGHFVGTSNVHLARELGVKPLGTMAHEWLMAHQQLGPRLIDSQAAALDAWVREYRGQLGIALTDCITMDAFLADFDLYFAKLFDGLRHDSGDPLEWAEKAIQHYERLGIDPQTKTLVFSDGLNLPRALEIYRALRERIDVSFGIGTHFTCDVPGVQPMNIVLKMTACNGHPVAKISDAPGKTQCKDENFLHYLKHVFKVPG; from the coding sequence ATGAGCGACAGCGCATTTTCCCGGCGGATCGTGCAGAACCTGCTGGATACCGATTTCTACAAGCTGAGCATGATGCAGGCAGTGCTGCACAACTACCCCAACGCCGAGGTGGAGTGGGAGTTCCGTTGCCGCAACGAAGAGGATCTGCGCGCCTACCTGGAGCCGCTGCGCGAGCAGATCGAGCGCCTGGCGGAGCTTTCCTTTGCGCCGCAGGACCTGGCCTTCCTCGAGCGCATCCCGTTCTTCAAGCCGGACTTCATCCGCTTCCTTGGCCTTTTCCGCTTCAACCCCAACTACGTCCAGCTGGGCGTGGAGAACGAGGAGCTGTACCTGCGGCTCAAAGGCCCATGGCTGCATGTGATCCTCTTCGAAGTGCCGCTGCTGGCGATCATCAGCGAAGTGCGCAACCGACACCGTCATCCGGGCGCCACGCTGACGATGGCCCGCGAGCGGCTGCAGAAAAAATTCGACTGGCTGCGCGGGGAGGCCGGCGCGGAAGAACTGGCCGGCTTCAAGATGGCCGATTTCGGCACTCGCCGACGCTTCTCCTACCCGGTGCAGGAGGCGGTGGTGCGCGATCTGCGCGACGGCTTCCCGGGGCATTTCGTCGGCACCAGCAATGTTCACCTGGCGCGCGAGCTGGGCGTCAAACCGCTGGGCACCATGGCCCATGAGTGGCTGATGGCACACCAGCAACTCGGTCCGCGGTTGATCGACAGCCAGGCCGCCGCGCTGGACGCATGGGTACGCGAGTACCGTGGGCAACTGGGCATCGCCCTGACCGACTGCATCACCATGGACGCCTTCCTGGCGGACTTCGACCTTTACTTTGCCAAGCTCTTCGACGGCCTGCGCCACGACTCGGGCGACCCGCTGGAGTGGGCGGAAAAGGCCATCCAGCATTACGAGCGGCTGGGCATCGACCCGCAGACCAAGACCCTGGTGTTCTCCGATGGCCTCAACCTGCCGCGGGCACTGGAAATCTATCGCGCGCTGCGCGAGCGCATTGACGTCAGTTTCGGTATCGGCACGCATTTCACCTGTGATGTGCCGGGCGTACAGCCGATGAACATCGTGCTGAAGATGACCGCCTGCAATGGTCATCCGGTGGCGAAGATCTCAGACGCACCAGGCAAGACCCAGTGCAAGGACGAGAACTTCCTGCACTACCTCAAGCATGTCTTCAAAGTACCGGGGTAG
- a CDS encoding lipopolysaccharide kinase InaA family protein, whose translation MAVDLASLQQISGENAIDRWLQVPGKWVEEPNRRRGGESGVQRVLTSDGRMLYRKQQMGHIYRDLLHPFGYPTAIRERNALKAAEALGVKVPTLVYAGCRKVDGEWQALLVTESLDGFSSLEDCYARGDQDRWGEALHQRILQHYGSTLAKLNAGRWQHGCLYLKHVFVKVDGDKIEVALIDMEKARQRFSAQRAARHDLRQVKRRSSWTEAQWQAFVYGYQAAFGSAIKGLQT comes from the coding sequence ATGGCCGTTGATCTGGCTTCGCTGCAGCAAATTTCCGGTGAGAACGCCATCGACCGTTGGCTCCAGGTACCCGGCAAGTGGGTCGAGGAGCCGAACCGTCGGCGTGGTGGCGAGAGCGGCGTGCAGCGAGTCCTGACCTCCGACGGCCGGATGCTCTATCGCAAGCAGCAGATGGGCCACATCTACCGTGACCTGCTGCACCCCTTCGGCTATCCCACCGCGATTCGCGAGCGCAATGCGCTCAAGGCTGCCGAAGCGCTTGGCGTGAAGGTGCCGACCCTGGTCTATGCCGGTTGCCGCAAGGTGGATGGCGAATGGCAGGCCCTGCTGGTTACCGAGTCCCTCGACGGTTTCAGCAGCCTTGAAGACTGCTACGCCCGTGGCGACCAGGATCGCTGGGGCGAAGCGCTGCACCAAAGAATTCTGCAACATTACGGTAGTACCCTTGCAAAACTTAACGCCGGCCGCTGGCAGCACGGCTGCCTTTACCTCAAGCACGTATTCGTGAAGGTGGACGGCGACAAGATCGAAGTGGCCCTGATTGACATGGAAAAAGCCCGCCAGCGCTTCAGCGCTCAGCGTGCTGCGCGTCATGATCTTCGCCAGGTGAAACGCCGCTCGTCGTGGACTGAGGCGCAATGGCAGGCCTTTGTCTATGGTTACCAAGCGGCGTTTGGCAGCGCCATCAAAGGGTTGCAGACATGA
- a CDS encoding class I SAM-dependent methyltransferase: MTEKPVDLEFSQKYDRQHAQRYLRKHQAGLSRKLSHWRDVQIARQALKLAGQPNLVLDLPCGAGRFWPMLAEKENRVIIGADNSPDMIAVACAGQPNEVVKRVRPLQTSAFAIDLPDNAVDSIFSMRLMHHIGESDDRLTMLREFHRVSRDSVILSLWVDGNFKSWKRARAESARKKHAYQNRFVIPAKTIEAEFRQAGFKVQDHIDFVPLIHMWRVYILRKE; encoded by the coding sequence ATGACTGAAAAACCCGTCGACTTGGAATTCTCCCAGAAGTACGACCGCCAGCATGCGCAGCGTTACCTGCGCAAGCACCAGGCCGGACTGTCCCGGAAACTTTCCCATTGGCGCGATGTCCAGATAGCCCGCCAGGCCCTCAAGCTCGCCGGCCAGCCCAACCTGGTGCTCGACCTGCCGTGTGGTGCCGGACGCTTCTGGCCGATGCTGGCTGAAAAGGAGAACCGGGTGATCATCGGGGCGGACAATTCGCCTGACATGATCGCCGTCGCCTGCGCCGGTCAACCGAATGAGGTTGTCAAACGCGTTCGACCTTTGCAGACTTCGGCGTTTGCCATTGATCTGCCGGACAATGCCGTCGACAGCATCTTCTCGATGCGTCTAATGCACCACATCGGCGAATCTGATGATCGTTTGACGATGTTGCGCGAATTTCACCGCGTAAGTCGCGATTCGGTGATCCTGTCGCTGTGGGTCGATGGCAACTTCAAGTCCTGGAAACGCGCGCGAGCCGAGTCGGCCCGCAAGAAACACGCCTACCAGAACCGCTTCGTGATTCCCGCCAAGACCATCGAGGCGGAGTTCCGCCAGGCTGGTTTCAAGGTCCAGGATCACATTGATTTCGTCCCGCTCATCCATATGTGGCGGGTCTACATTCTGCGTAAGGAGTGA
- a CDS encoding sensor histidine kinase has protein sequence MEYKQSLSRRIVFAFVLMTAAVGGLFSVGIVGVVHIVEERLISRDLGGELDRIINEDLGDGQAPKLDPGMRFFISDGAGVYAMPPALRRLDEGFHEVFDGELSFHALARDVDGRRFVLLQDQSDFEAREQILYAAVVTGYVLSLVLSGVLGWLLARKVMEPVARLARQVRHRDQLLELAPPMSPDYANDEVGELAAAFDYAMGRLHDVLTREKLFTSDVSHELRTPLMVIATSCELLAEEPGLSARARAQLARMNSACEEMRDLVQTFLMLARAQRKDMAIVSQAGLRQIGDELVAQWRGPIEAKGLTLVYEANQEMPGLFNAPFLRSVMSNLLRNAMHYTESGSIRLQLGPSGFWVEDTGAGIPEEQRERVFQPFVRGQNPRGEGLGLGLSLVKRICASEGWDVTLRPAEPHGCRFEVRLAVV, from the coding sequence ATGGAGTATAAGCAGAGCCTTTCCCGCCGGATTGTCTTTGCCTTCGTACTCATGACCGCCGCCGTCGGCGGACTGTTCTCGGTGGGAATCGTCGGCGTCGTTCACATCGTCGAAGAGCGCCTGATTTCCCGTGACCTGGGCGGCGAGCTGGATCGCATCATCAATGAGGACCTGGGCGACGGCCAGGCTCCCAAGCTCGATCCGGGCATGCGTTTCTTCATCAGCGACGGCGCAGGCGTCTACGCCATGCCGCCGGCACTGCGCCGGCTGGACGAAGGGTTCCACGAAGTCTTCGATGGCGAGTTGTCCTTCCATGCGCTGGCGCGCGACGTCGATGGTCGCCGCTTCGTCCTGCTGCAGGATCAGAGCGACTTCGAAGCACGCGAACAGATTCTCTATGCGGCGGTGGTCACCGGTTACGTCCTGAGCCTGGTCTTGTCCGGGGTCCTGGGCTGGCTGCTGGCGCGCAAGGTCATGGAACCGGTAGCACGCCTGGCGCGCCAGGTCCGGCATCGCGACCAGTTGCTCGAGCTGGCACCGCCCATGTCGCCGGATTACGCCAACGACGAAGTGGGTGAACTGGCGGCGGCTTTCGATTACGCCATGGGGCGGCTGCACGACGTGCTGACTCGGGAAAAGCTCTTTACCAGCGATGTCAGTCATGAATTGCGTACGCCACTGATGGTGATCGCCACCAGCTGCGAGCTGTTGGCAGAGGAGCCTGGGCTCAGCGCGCGGGCGCGTGCTCAACTGGCGCGTATGAACAGTGCCTGCGAGGAGATGCGTGACCTGGTGCAGACCTTCCTCATGCTGGCCAGGGCCCAGCGCAAGGACATGGCCATCGTTTCGCAGGCCGGGCTTCGCCAGATCGGAGATGAATTGGTAGCGCAGTGGCGCGGCCCGATCGAAGCGAAAGGTTTGACGCTGGTATACGAGGCGAACCAGGAGATGCCCGGGCTATTCAACGCGCCTTTCCTGCGCTCGGTGATGAGCAATTTATTGCGCAATGCGATGCATTACACCGAAAGCGGCAGCATCCGCTTACAACTTGGGCCGAGCGGATTCTGGGTCGAAGACACCGGCGCCGGCATCCCGGAGGAACAGCGCGAACGCGTCTTCCAGCCGTTCGTTCGTGGCCAGAACCCGCGTGGTGAGGGGCTTGGGCTTGGGTTGTCGCTGGTCAAGCGAATCTGCGCCTCCGAAGGCTGGGACGTCACGCTGCGCCCCGCAGAACCCCATGGCTGCCGCTTCGAAGTTCGCCTAGCCGTGGTTTGA
- a CDS encoding response regulator transcription factor gives MRILLVEDNRDILANMADYLGLKGYTVDCAQDGLSGLHLAATSHYDLIVLDVMLPGLDGFTLCRRLREDARRDTPVIMLTARDQLDDRLQGFRSGADDYLLKPFALSELAARIEAVLRRSQGGGRRELQVADLSYNLDTLEVNRAGKPLKLNPIGLKLLAVLMQKSPHVVRRDVLEEAVWGDDCPDSDSLRSHVHQLRQVIDKPFASSLLHTVHGVGYKLAEETHGV, from the coding sequence ATGCGCATTCTGTTGGTTGAAGACAATCGGGACATCCTGGCCAATATGGCCGACTACCTGGGCCTCAAGGGCTATACGGTGGATTGCGCCCAGGACGGCCTGTCCGGATTGCACCTGGCGGCGACCTCCCATTACGACCTGATCGTACTGGACGTCATGCTGCCGGGGCTGGACGGTTTCACACTGTGCCGCCGGCTGCGTGAAGACGCGCGCCGCGACACACCGGTGATCATGCTCACCGCCCGTGACCAGTTGGACGATCGCCTGCAGGGCTTCCGCTCGGGCGCCGACGATTACCTGCTCAAGCCCTTCGCGCTGTCCGAGCTGGCCGCCCGCATCGAAGCGGTGCTGCGCCGCAGCCAGGGTGGCGGTCGTCGCGAGTTGCAGGTCGCCGACCTGAGCTACAACCTCGACACCCTCGAAGTGAACCGTGCCGGCAAACCGCTGAAACTCAACCCCATCGGCCTCAAGCTGCTGGCGGTATTGATGCAGAAGAGCCCGCACGTCGTGCGCCGCGATGTGCTCGAGGAAGCCGTCTGGGGCGACGACTGCCCTGACAGCGACAGCCTGCGCAGCCACGTGCACCAGCTTCGCCAGGTGATCGACAAGCCCTTCGCATCCTCCCTGCTGCACACGGTGCACGGTGTCGGCTACAAGCTGGCAGAGGAAACGCATGGAGTATAA
- a CDS encoding DUF190 domain-containing protein, which translates to MNGYQLKFFTQQDRKHAGLPLAQWLLEEARRQGVRGATLMTASEGFGKTGRIHYAHFFELADQPQEVTMAVSEEESGRIFAAIRQAGVKLFYVKTPIEFGVTGEDD; encoded by the coding sequence ATGAACGGCTACCAGTTGAAGTTCTTCACCCAGCAGGATCGCAAGCATGCCGGCCTGCCGCTGGCCCAGTGGCTGCTGGAGGAGGCGCGCCGGCAGGGTGTTCGCGGCGCCACCCTGATGACGGCGAGCGAAGGATTCGGCAAGACCGGGCGCATTCACTATGCGCACTTCTTCGAGCTGGCCGACCAGCCGCAGGAAGTCACCATGGCTGTCAGCGAGGAGGAGTCCGGGCGCATCTTCGCCGCCATTCGCCAAGCGGGCGTGAAGCTGTTCTACGTGAAGACGCCAATCGAGTTTGGCGTCACCGGCGAGGACGACTGA
- the crcB gene encoding fluoride efflux transporter CrcB, whose protein sequence is MLKSILAVSIGAALGALLRWVLGLKLNTLLPSMPPGTVVANLVGGYIIGAAIAFFANTPDVAPEWRLLIITGFCGGLTTFSTFSAEVVVLLQQGRLAWAMGTVATHLAGSLLMTLAGLWSVHALMGR, encoded by the coding sequence ATGTTGAAATCCATTCTCGCCGTGTCTATCGGCGCCGCCCTCGGAGCCTTGCTGCGCTGGGTTCTCGGGCTCAAGCTCAATACCCTTTTGCCGTCGATGCCGCCGGGCACGGTGGTCGCCAATCTGGTCGGCGGCTACATCATCGGCGCGGCCATCGCCTTCTTCGCCAACACCCCCGACGTAGCACCCGAGTGGCGCTTGCTGATCATCACCGGGTTCTGCGGTGGCCTCACGACTTTCTCGACCTTCTCGGCGGAAGTTGTCGTGCTGTTGCAGCAGGGCCGGCTGGCCTGGGCAATGGGCACTGTCGCCACGCACCTTGCTGGATCCCTGTTGATGACCCTGGCCGGGCTGTGGTCGGTGCACGCGCTGATGGGCCGCTAG
- the groL gene encoding chaperonin GroEL (60 kDa chaperone family; promotes refolding of misfolded polypeptides especially under stressful conditions; forms two stacked rings of heptamers to form a barrel-shaped 14mer; ends can be capped by GroES; misfolded proteins enter the barrel where they are refolded when GroES binds), whose product MAAKEVKFGDSARKKMLVGVNVLADAVKATLGPKGRNVILDKSFGAPTITKDGVSVAKEIELKDKFENMGAQLVKDVASKANDAAGDGTTTATVLAQAIVNEGLKAVAAGMNPMDLKRGIDKATIAIVAQLKEQAKPCADTKAIAQVGTISANSDDSIGNIIAEAMDKVGKEGVITVEEGSGLENELSVVEGMQFDRGYLSPYFINKPDTMVAELDGPLLLLVDKKISNIREMLPVLEAVAKAGRPLLIVAEDVEGEALATLVVNNMRGIVKVAAVKAPGFGDRRKAMLQDIAILTGGTVISEEVGLSLEGATLEHLGNAKRVVLSKENTTIIDGAGAQADIEARVLQIRKQVEETSSDYDREKLQERLAKLAGGVAVIKVGAATEVEMKEKKARVEDALHATRAAVEEGVVPGGGVALVRALQAIEGLKGDNEDQNVGIALLRRAVEAPLRQIVANSGDEPSVVVDKVKQGSGNYGYNAATGVYGDMIEMGILDPAKVTRSALQAAASIGGLMVTTEAMVAEVADDKAAPAMPDMGGMGGMGGMM is encoded by the coding sequence AAAGCGACCCTCGGCCCGAAAGGCCGTAACGTCATCCTGGACAAGAGCTTCGGTGCTCCGACCATCACCAAGGACGGCGTTTCCGTCGCCAAGGAAATCGAACTCAAAGACAAGTTCGAGAACATGGGCGCCCAGCTGGTGAAAGACGTTGCCTCCAAGGCCAACGACGCTGCCGGTGACGGCACCACCACCGCTACCGTTCTGGCTCAGGCCATCGTCAACGAAGGCCTGAAAGCCGTCGCTGCCGGCATGAACCCGATGGACCTGAAGCGCGGCATCGACAAGGCCACCATCGCCATCGTTGCCCAGCTGAAAGAGCAGGCCAAGCCTTGCGCCGACACCAAGGCCATTGCCCAGGTCGGCACCATCTCCGCCAACTCCGACGACTCCATCGGCAACATCATTGCCGAAGCTATGGACAAGGTCGGTAAAGAAGGCGTGATCACCGTTGAAGAAGGCTCGGGCCTGGAAAACGAACTGTCCGTCGTAGAAGGCATGCAGTTCGACCGTGGCTACCTGTCCCCCTACTTCATCAACAAGCCGGACACCATGGTTGCCGAGCTCGACGGCCCGCTGCTGCTGCTGGTCGACAAGAAGATCTCCAACATCCGCGAAATGCTGCCGGTCCTGGAAGCCGTTGCCAAAGCCGGCCGTCCGCTGCTGATCGTGGCTGAAGACGTCGAAGGCGAAGCCCTGGCTACCCTGGTCGTCAACAACATGCGTGGCATCGTGAAAGTCGCAGCCGTCAAGGCTCCGGGCTTCGGCGACCGCCGCAAGGCCATGCTGCAGGACATCGCCATCCTGACCGGCGGTACCGTCATCTCCGAAGAAGTCGGTCTGAGCCTGGAAGGCGCCACCCTGGAGCACCTGGGTAACGCCAAGCGCGTCGTACTGAGCAAAGAAAACACCACCATCATCGATGGCGCTGGCGCTCAGGCCGACATCGAAGCTCGCGTCCTGCAGATCCGCAAGCAGGTCGAAGAGACTTCCTCCGACTACGACCGCGAGAAGCTGCAAGAGCGTCTGGCCAAGCTGGCCGGCGGTGTTGCCGTGATCAAGGTTGGCGCTGCCACCGAAGTCGAGATGAAAGAGAAGAAAGCCCGCGTTGAAGACGCCCTGCACGCTACCCGTGCTGCGGTCGAAGAAGGCGTGGTTCCTGGCGGCGGCGTCGCTCTGGTTCGTGCTCTGCAAGCCATCGAAGGCCTGAAGGGCGACAACGAAGACCAGAACGTCGGTATCGCCCTGCTGCGTCGCGCTGTCGAAGCTCCGCTGCGCCAGATCGTTGCCAACTCCGGTGACGAGCCGAGCGTCGTGGTCGACAAGGTCAAGCAAGGTTCGGGCAACTACGGCTACAACGCTGCTACCGGCGTGTACGGCGACATGATCGAGATGGGTATCCTCGATCCGGCCAAAGTCACCCGTTCGGCCCTGCAAGCCGCTGCTTCCATCGGCGGCCTGATGGTCACCACCGAGGCCATGGTCGCCGAAGTGGCTGACGATAAGGCAGCTCCGGCCATGCCGGACATGGGCGGCATGGGTGGCATGGGCGGCATGATGTAA